Part of the Labilibaculum antarcticum genome, ATGTTAAAAATGGGGAGATGAGTACCATCAAACCTATGCGTGATCGTTTGGCCGATAAAGGGTTAAAAGTAAATATTGTATAGAATCAGATTAATCAGTAAATAACTGCATTAATTACTATGTTTCTCATCGTTTTGGTGTCGTTCTGCTTTTATCGAAAATTCTTGATTTCCTGGGTATTCTTTTTACTTACGGTCGGCGGGATGACAAATTAACATCTAAACTTTTATCATTAATAATAACTTGACTCATCTTAAAGTAAGTAAATACCTCATAAAGTAAAATTGCCTGCAGAAAAATTTGTAATAATCTTTCTGCAGATCTATCCGATAAAGGGAAAAAAAACAGAAAAAACATTGTGATTTCATTAGGAACCGGGGAGTGATTAGATGCTTTTCGGTTTTATTTTGTCTTAAATTGAAATAAAAATAATAGGAATGTCATTGATTTATAATTCACTATATATTTCATGAGTAAAATCTTTATTTTATGAGGATGAAATGTTTTGCACATCTGAAATTTTTACATACTTTTGCTACCGCAATAACGGAGAGGTGGGAGAGTGGCTTAATCCACCAGTTTGCTAAACTGACGTACGGGAAACTGTACCGGGGGTTCGAATCCCCCTCTCTCCGCTTTACTTTTCTTAATTGAAAAGTTGCAAAGTGAAAGGGTCAAACTTTTCACTTTCATTTCCGGGGTGTAGCGTAGCCCGGTTATCGCGCCTCGTTTGGGACGAGGAGGTCGCAGGTTCGAATCCTGCCACCCCGACACCGGAAATGTTAGGAGAAGTTTAAGTACTTCTCTTTTTTTAGCGCAAATATTGAAACTAAATTCTCGGGGTGTAGCGTAGCCCGGTTATCGCGCCTCGTTTGGGACGAGGAGGTCGCAGGTTCGAATCCTGCCACCCCGACATCGAGAATATTGCTGGAGTTTTTACAACTTCATTTTGAAAGTATCGGAATTAATTTTTCGGGGTGTAGCGTAGCCCGGTTATCGCGCCTCGTTTGGGACGAGGAGGTCGCAGGTTCGAATCCTGCCACCCCGACAAAAAAATGGAGGAGATCCCAATTTTTCTCTTTTAGTATCAAGTACAGCACCGGAATTAATATTTCGGGGTGTAGCGTAGCCCGGTTATCGCGCCTCGTTTGGGACGAGGAGGTCGCAGGTTCGAATCCTGCCACCCCGACAAGAAAGAGAAATCAAATGATTTCTCTTTTTTTGTGCAATATATTTTCAAATCACATTTGAATATGTATCTACTTTCTTACATTTGCCCACAACTTACACAACAATTAAACACCATAATGGAATCAATAAAAGAAATTTATCGCATTGGGTATGGACCCTCGAGTAGCCATACAATGGGGCCAAGAAAAGCTGCTGAGCTGTTTTTGCTGCGCCACCCTAATGCCGAAAAATATGAGGTAACTCTGTTTGGGAGTTTAGCTGCTACTGGTAAAGGACATCTTACTGGTGTTGTAATTGAAAAAGTTTTTGAGGAGAAAAATTTAAATTTAATTTGGAAACCTGAGGAGTTTCTGAAAAAACACCCTAATGCATTACGTTTTAAAGCTTTTTCTGCTTCAAATGAATTGATTGAAGAATGGACTGCTTACAGTGTAGGTGGTGGAGCAATAATAGATGATAATACTGAATTAGCTTCTCTGAAAATTTATGACTTAAGCACCATGGATGAAATATTAGAGTGGTGCAAAATCAATAAAAAGCAACTTTGGGAGTATGTCGAATTGATGGAGGGGAAGGATATTTGGATCTATTTAGATGAAGTTTGGTCTGTAATGAAAAGTGCCATAAAAAGAGGAATGAATAAAGAGGGTGCACTTCCCGGAGGATTAGAACTGTTACGAAAGTCGCATTCATACCAGATGAAAGCGAAAACGTTAAGTGGCCCGATGAGGAAACGATCCATGTTGTATTCATTCGCATTGGCTGTTTCTGAAGAAAATTCCAGCGGAGGTGTAATTGTTACTGCTCCAACATGTGGTGCCTGCGGCGTTTTGCCAGCTGTTCTTTTATATCATAAGAAATTCTACAAGTTTGGGAAAAAAGATGTTTTAAAAGCCTTGGCAACTGCAGGGTTAATTGGAAATTTAGTCAAGACAAATGCTTCAATTTCCGGAGCCGAAGTTGGATGCCAGGGAGAGATTGGTACAGCTTGTGCAATGGCATCTGGTGCAGCGACTCAGTTGCATGGAGGTACTGTATATCAGGTGGAGTATTCTGCTGAAATGGGCTTGGAACATCATCTTGGACTGACATGTGATCCTGTACTTGGTTTGGTGCAAATACCATGTATTGAACGCAATGTTTTTGCGGCCGCTCGAGCTTTAAATCACAATACTTATGCCTTGCTTTCAGATGGGCGACACAGAATTAGTTTTGATGAGGTTACTGAGACGATGATGAAAACAGGTCTTGATTTATCATACTCATACAAAGAAACATCATTGGGCGGTTTAGCTTCATTGAAGGGCTTTACATATCGATAAAATAATTTTGGTTTAGATTTGAGAGAAAAAATAAGAGGTTGATTCTGGTGTGAATCAACCTCATTTTATCTTTTATCAGGATCTAATTTTATTTTAGATTATTTTCTCTTCTTGCTTTAAATTCCGAACCGTCTTTCCATTTGGGGAAATCATCTTGATTCGCCACTTCCCAGCCCACTCGGAAAAGTAATCTGGCATCTTCTGCAATACCATCTAAATTCCACCAATCTTCATATTCATCAAAAGGTTTGTGGTAATAGTTTGCTAACCAGTCTTTTTCTTTTGCAGACATATAGTCGATGCCTTTTTCTCGGTGATCGTTATTTCCCCGGGCAAATAATGCAGGTACACCAACACGAGCAAAACTGAAATGATCCGATCGGTAGTACATTCCTGATTGAGGATTAGGATCAGGAAGGATATATCTATCTTGTTTTTCAGCTGTAATTCTTACAAGATCTTCCAGGTCTGATTGTCCATATCCGGTAATCATTACATCCTTCATACGCCCATATGGCAACATCAGATCATTATTAATATTTGCAACAGTTTTGTTTAGGGGAAAAATAGGATTATCAACATAAAATCCTGAGCCATTTAGTCCCGATTCTTCGGCTGAAGGAGCTAAAAAAACAATTGATCTTCGAGGCTTCTGAGGCATAGCTTTAAAGGCGCGGGCAATTTCCAGCATCCATGCAAGAGATGTTCCGTTGTCAACAGCACCGTTGTAAATTGAATCTCCATTCATTTTTGGCCCTATTCCTAGATGGTCCCAATGTGCAGAATAGAAAAGATATTCATCAGCCAGATCAGTGCCTGGTAGTACTCCCAGTACATTGTGTGTATTATCAAAATGAGCCGAATTTTTAAAGGAAACACTTACTTTCGTTTTTAGATCATAAGCTGAAAATCCTTTTTGTTTTGCTCGTTGAATTTCAGTATCTATATTTTTGTCCGCATCATCAAATACTTGTTTCGCGGCATCAAAGGTCAGCCATCCTTCCACCAAACATTTTGACTGATAATTATTCTTATCTCGTTGATATAATTTTGGAACCGATGCTGAGTTCAATACAACTGACCACGGGTATCCTGCAGGTTTATCTTGGTGAATGATCATTATGCCTTCAGCCCCTTGGCGTGCAGCTTCCTCGTATTTATAGGTCCAACGACCATAATAAGTCATTTCTTTGCCTTTGAAAAAACTATTGTCAGTAGAGCCAAAGCCTGGATCATTTACTAAAACGATCACTGTTTTTCCTTTAACATCCAAATCCTTATAGTCGTTCCAGTTGTACTCCGGAGCAACAATTCCATAGCCTGCAAATACCAATTCAGATTCCGTTAATGTAATTTCATCTTGGATACGTCTCGAGAAGGAGACAAAATCAATCCCATATGTTAGTTTTTTAAATTTTGAGGGTGAGTTGAGAATGAGAAACTCAGGAGCTGTAAGTGCGATCTCCACCAAAGGAACTTCTTGGAAATAAGAGTCTCCATTAATGGGATCGAGTCCAATTTCCTTGTACTGGTTGGCAATGTAGTTAATTGTTTTTATTTCGCCTTCGGAGAATGGTTTTCTTCCCTGGAATTCATCCGATCCTAATTCTTTGATGTAATTCATCATTCTCTCGGTGGAGATGATAGATTCTGCTTTTTTAAGACCATCTTCGGAAGAGGTGCAGGCCGATATAAGTGCAACGATAGCTAGTGTGAGGAGTGTTCTTATTTTCATTTTGTTTGTTTTTCTTAAAGGTAGAAAACAAAAATTAAATGATTATGCTTTGTTCTCTTTTAATGGATATTGCTTAAGTGTTCTTAATGTAATCAAGATCACAATTTTAAATCGGTAATCATCGTATCTTTCATTTTAAAAATAAACTAAGAATACTTCTTGCAATTTTTGTAGTTTTAAGAAAAAGAGAAATAATTATGAAGCCGAAACGAAAATATCGAACTGTTGAGATGTTACTTAGGATAGTAACCGCTATTATATTGATTCAAACTTTGCACTTTAAATTTACAGGACATCCAGAAGCTGTTCATATTTTCACAGTAATTGGCATGGAGCCATGGGGGCGTTTTGGGATTGGAGCAATTGAGCTAGTAGCTGGTATATTGTTTTTTTTACCGAATTTATGGAAAATAGCAGCTGTCATTACTTCAGGATTGATGCTTGGAGCTGTTGGTTTACATTTGTTTACTTCCTTAGGTGTAGTTGTTGAATACGACGGGAACTCTGATGGTGGCGAGTTGTTTGTGATGGCGGTAACTGCATTACTCTTTAGTTGTATTTTAATGTATAGGGCCAATTTGCCTGGAATGTATAAAAGTTATTGTCAAAAAGGAATTAATGAATAAGCTTTCGTATCAGGAAAAATGTGCTTGTGCACGAAGTAATTTTTGTAGGTTCGTAGATGGTCAGGATGATTATACAAGTACGGAAAAGGAATATCTGGTAAAAATTATAGTGAATAATAATTTATCAGGAGTGTTGTATGTTAGTTCTGTTTTGGCAGCATGGAGTTTTGTTGCAGGTGTAATTGATGCTGTCCTTTTTCCAGGTATTATTGTTTATGCAATTTTTCATGGTGTTGTCGATTATAAGGTACTTACACCTCCAATTGTATTTTTATTTGTAAACTTCTCAGCTAAATTGATTTATATAGCCTTAAATTTAAAAGGCAAGGTGAGGTTTAAGGATGTTTTTATTTCGGCTTTACCATATGCAGGATCAGCTTACCTTCTGAAAAAATTTCTTGTTAATGATAAGTTGCTGTCGAAGGCAGTCGTTCTGTATTTGAAATTGATAAAACAGCAGGCAAAAGAGTATTTTCTAAATCCGATACTTAAAAGAAATAATTAATCGGTTAAGTAGTTTTCTTTTGTTTGGTTTTTTACAACCGCTATCGTAATATTCTTTCCTTCCACTTTTATTTTCTCCCTCACTTCTATCCAAAGAAATAAATATTTACGTACTGTTAAATTATTTTACAGTAAATAAAAAGTGGAATTTATCCCCACATAATTGTGTAGTCCCCAATTTGAGGCCAGTCTGTTTAATAGCTGATACTTCCATTTGTAGGCTGTAGTTGTCAGTTGTATAGTGCCTTGTGGCGCTTTATGGAGACGCGCATTATTTCTGGCATAGAAATTTCATAAGAGATCATATAATTGTACAATAAATGTTTTAAATTAAAATAGAGTTGTTATGAAAAGAGTTTTGATAGTGTCAGCAGTAGCATTAATGTGTAGTATGAGTATTCCAACTTCAGTTTCGGCTGTAAATATAATTTCAGAGACAAGCCTTGTACAGGAAGACGTGAAATACGAAGAATTAAAAGCCGAAGAACTTCCAAAAGCAGTTCGAACTGCGCTTGCAGAATCATATTCTGATTATGCATTGCTTAAATCATTTATCGGAAATGAAGGATCGTACAAGATTATCTTGTCAAGTTCTGAGGGAGATATTGCTGTTTATTATAATGTAAAAGGGGAATTCGTAAAGCAAGAAGATTTAGCGGTTTAAATAATAAAGCTATTTAAGCAATTTACCCGAACTTATAATGCTTAAACCTCTATCGGTATTGAAATACAATATCGATAGAGGTTATTCTGTTGGATGTTAAATTTCATACAATAAAATTGGTCAGTAATATGAATAGTATTCTTATTGTGGATGATGATGCAACACTTTGTTTGATGTTGAAAAATTTTTTTGAAAAAAAAGATTTTAGGGTCGCTACGAGTTTTTCATCGGTTGAAGCGAAAAAAATGATTCAGTTGAAATTTTATGATGTTGTACTTACTGATTTGAGAATGCCTGAGGTATGCGGTATGGAAATTATAAGCCATGTGAAGCAAATTACTCCAAATACTGAGGTGGTTATCATGACTAGCTATGCAGATGTTCCATCTGCTATAAAATCGATTAAGTTAGGAGCTTATGATTTTATTCCAAAGCCATTTGGACCTGATGAGGTTTTAGATATTGTCAACAAGGCTCTTTCACATAAAAAGTCTGTCGTGAAAACAAAGATGAAAGTATCTTCAGGGATTCATGATTACTATCAAGGCAAAGGGAAATTATCACAACAATTATTAAAGTATATTGATTTAATTGCTCCTACTCTGATGTCAGTTTTAATTGTGGGTGAGAGTGGTACTGGAAAGGAAATTATAGCGAAAATGATTCATGAAAAAAGTGATCGGTCTCAAAAA contains:
- a CDS encoding L-serine ammonia-lyase, producing the protein MESIKEIYRIGYGPSSSHTMGPRKAAELFLLRHPNAEKYEVTLFGSLAATGKGHLTGVVIEKVFEEKNLNLIWKPEEFLKKHPNALRFKAFSASNELIEEWTAYSVGGGAIIDDNTELASLKIYDLSTMDEILEWCKINKKQLWEYVELMEGKDIWIYLDEVWSVMKSAIKRGMNKEGALPGGLELLRKSHSYQMKAKTLSGPMRKRSMLYSFALAVSEENSSGGVIVTAPTCGACGVLPAVLLYHKKFYKFGKKDVLKALATAGLIGNLVKTNASISGAEVGCQGEIGTACAMASGAATQLHGGTVYQVEYSAEMGLEHHLGLTCDPVLGLVQIPCIERNVFAAARALNHNTYALLSDGRHRISFDEVTETMMKTGLDLSYSYKETSLGGLASLKGFTYR
- a CDS encoding M28 family metallopeptidase, which gives rise to MKIRTLLTLAIVALISACTSSEDGLKKAESIISTERMMNYIKELGSDEFQGRKPFSEGEIKTINYIANQYKEIGLDPINGDSYFQEVPLVEIALTAPEFLILNSPSKFKKLTYGIDFVSFSRRIQDEITLTESELVFAGYGIVAPEYNWNDYKDLDVKGKTVIVLVNDPGFGSTDNSFFKGKEMTYYGRWTYKYEEAARQGAEGIMIIHQDKPAGYPWSVVLNSASVPKLYQRDKNNYQSKCLVEGWLTFDAAKQVFDDADKNIDTEIQRAKQKGFSAYDLKTKVSVSFKNSAHFDNTHNVLGVLPGTDLADEYLFYSAHWDHLGIGPKMNGDSIYNGAVDNGTSLAWMLEIARAFKAMPQKPRRSIVFLAPSAEESGLNGSGFYVDNPIFPLNKTVANINNDLMLPYGRMKDVMITGYGQSDLEDLVRITAEKQDRYILPDPNPQSGMYYRSDHFSFARVGVPALFARGNNDHREKGIDYMSAKEKDWLANYYHKPFDEYEDWWNLDGIAEDARLLFRVGWEVANQDDFPKWKDGSEFKARRENNLK
- a CDS encoding DoxX family protein, which produces MKPKRKYRTVEMLLRIVTAIILIQTLHFKFTGHPEAVHIFTVIGMEPWGRFGIGAIELVAGILFFLPNLWKIAAVITSGLMLGAVGLHLFTSLGVVVEYDGNSDGGELFVMAVTALLFSCILMYRANLPGMYKSYCQKGINE